Part of the Paenibacillus sp. FSL R7-0273 genome is shown below.
ACCTGCATAGCATTATGGTGTCATAGACCCGGTGTCTCCGTCTCAGGAGCTCCGGGTTGTGTTATGTAGAGAGTGTTTTTTTATATCCTATTCACTGTGCAGAACGTATAGGCCTTTCCCCTGGCCCTGCAATTTTAAAGATTTCTTCAGAGGGCTGGTTCACTGCCTCCCCTTTTTGTTTACATGCATATTAGCACAGCACAAACTTGGAAAAAACCGCTAACCCAAAACCACACTAGGAGGAATCACAGATGAAAAAATTAGCCAGTTTCACCGTAGCAGTAGGTCTTATGGCATCCATAGCAGCATCGGCTTCAGCGGCAGAAGTTACGGGTACTGCAGATCAGTCAACCGTTACCGGAAGCACTTACAACGAACAATTCGAAACGGTAATTACACCGGCTGATATCAAACCGGCGACTCCAATGATTATTTTGACAAAAGCAACTCCTTTCCATTTCTCCACTACCAGCATGACTCCGGCCGGCTGGCTGAGCGCCCAGACTATCGATACTACCGGCGCTGTCATGACCGATGCCTGGGGCAATGAATGGAGAGAGGTTTATACCTGGCTCGGCAAAGCATGGATCAAGGTTCCTTCCTCCGCATACGTGATTACTCCATAAATTAATCCGTGCGGCATTACGGCATATATACAGCAGCCTGAGACCCCAGGGTCGTTTGGCTGCTGTCTTACTTTTTAAGATAACACAAATAGAAGCGGCTGCGCCCTCCTAAACAGGAGGGTGCAGCCGCTTCTGCAGTAAGATGATACCAAAAGGAAGGGCTATCTCTTCAGTAGTCGCTCTACTGAAGAGATAGCCCCGCAAAAATATCCGCCCTAGTTCACCCGTCACAAACATTGTACTCTACTTCCCTTTACTGCCCAAAAATATAACTAGCGGACAACCGCGCCACCGTACAGGAAACGGTTCGTCCACGAAGAGCTTAAATTATCAACTCTCACACCGCCGGAGGAAACAGAATACGTATGCAGAATCTTTCCGTCTCCAAGGTACATCGCTACGTGTGAAATCCGCTCTGAAAATCTGTTAACTCCCACATAAGCAGAAGCCGAGCTGCCCTTATAATCCATAAAGAACATCAGGTCGCCGCGTTTAAGACCGGAAATATCGGTAACCGTCTGGCTGTTCTCCCGTACCCAGGTGCCCTGCTGCCGGGAATCGGCAGGCAGCGTTAAGTTCAGTGCATCCTTGAACATCTGCCGGATAAAATCAGAGCAGTCAAAGGTGCTTGTATTGCTTCTGCTGGAGCCGAATTCATAAGGCGTTCCCAGGTATTTCATGCCTGCTGCAATGACATTATCAATGACAGCTGACTGTGCCGGAGGAGCCGGGGCTGGAGTTGGAACGGGCGCAGGCGCCGGTGTCGCCGGGGCCGGTGTTGCTGCAGCCTGATCCAGCTCAATATAACGGTCTGCCGAACTGGTGTAGCCGACAGTCCCATTCGTTGTCTGCACTCTGTACCAGTAGCTGTTGGTCTCCTCCAGTATTACTACCGGATCACCTTCATTCAGGTAACCAAGCACTTTGCCGCTGGTTGACGGTGTTTCGCGGAGCCGGACAGACGCCTGAATGACTGCCGTCTGTACAGCAGGAGTCACCGCAGGAGCAGCAGTAACACTGATATACTGTTCTCCGGTACTTGTATAGCCTACCTCTCCGGAGGCGGTTCTGACTTTGTACCAGTAGCTGTTGGTTTGTTCTAGTATAACGACCTGATCGCCTTTACTCAGGTATGTGATCACACTGCCGCTTGTAGATGGGCTGGTGCGCAGACGAACCGAAGATTGAATAACGCCATTCAGTGAAGCAGAAGCCGTTACAGCTGAAGCTGATGAAGCGGCAAATGCCTGCTGAGGGCTGAACACTCCCCATGATAATGCAATTGATGCCGAGACCAATAACGACGCTGTTAGCTGTTTATGTGATCTGATCATAGCGTTCCCCCGCTTATGCATGATAAGAATTCAACAACGGCGCGCGCTACGTTTGTTGCTTTCTGCCCTCATTATAGGGGCAGGCGGGAATTGGAACATGCTTCTATTCTCACAAATACACTTGCCAAGTTATGGTAAGCACCGGGTCTATAGTCTTGATTTCTCCTTGGATTTGGTGGAAATTACAGCTAATTAGGAGCATGCTGGGCTTCTACTCTTTAGGCTCGACATGAATATGCACATTCATTATGTTGTCTCTGCTGCCCATCCGCTCTTCTATTGAATCACTGATCCGGTGGCCTTCCGCCACACTGATCCCGGCATCAACCTCTACGACCACATCAACCAGCACTTGGCTTCCGTGCACACGGGCTTTAATATCCTTGATTCCCTCAACACCAGGGGTACGGGCGATCATGCTGCGCAGATCCAGCAGCTTATCCTGATCAAACCCGTCGGTCAGCCGGTAGGTGGCATCACGGAAAATATCCCAGGCCGTCTTGGAAATAAGCAGTCCTACCAGGACAGCGGCGGCCGAATCAATCCACGGCAGGCCAAACTGTGCACCGACAATGCCTGCTGCCGCGCCGATACTGACCATGGCATCCGAGAAATTATCTTTGGCTGCAGCCATCAGGGCGCCGTTGTTAATCCGCTTGGCCAATCTCTTGTTATATATATATACCCCCATCATCGCCGCGGCACACACCACCGCTACTGCTGCGGACCACAGCTCCGGAACCGCCTTTGCTCCTTCAAATAGTGAACGTACTGCCTCAACAATAACCTGTATCCCAACCATCGCCATAATAAACGAAGCAAGCAGAGCCGCTACAGTCTCAGCCCGGAAATGCCCGTAGGGATGATCCGAGTCAGGCGGCTTACGTGAAATCCGCAGCCCGATCAGCACCGCGGCTGAAGCTACAATATCAGTCAGGTTATTGAAGCCGTCGGCCAGCAGTGCGCTGGAATTGAACAAATAGCCGCTGACCAGCTTAAATGCAGACAGGACCAGATAGGCGGCAATACTGACCATCGCCCCGCGTTCACCTTTGCGTATATCCTCGTAAATATCGGCCACCGGCTGACACTCCCTGTTGTTTAAATTTGTTTGCCCGGACACACTCCGGCAATTGATTTCTTGAATTATTCTTGCCCTTGTGGCGGGATTTAAAAACAATTAAAATGAGGAATAGGACTTGCTTCATAAGGGGGTAACATAATGAGCGAAAATACCGAAAAGCCGAAGATCAATCTGGCCGATGCCATCCGCCAGAAGCTGGAGCAGAAGAAGCAGCAGAATTTTAAGCAGCAGGGCTCGTCGTTTCAGGCCGGCTCAGCCAAGCCGCTGAAGAGCCAAAACAACAAAAAGCCTAACAATCAGCGCCGCCGCACCGGTGGTTCCTAGGACCTTTGGTCCTAAGGGAGATAACTTAATACGGTTAACACAAACGGCTGCGTCATCCTATACAGGATAGCGCAGCCGTTTGTGTTATGGACATTTATTTATTCTATTACGCTTCTACAGGATACATGCGCTGGCGCAGTTCCTTAATTTCCGGATTCTCCAGGTATTCATCGTAGCTCATGGAGCGGTCAATGACGCCTGTCGGTGTAATCTCAATAATCCGGTTGGCAATGGTCTGGATGAACTGATGGTCATGGGAAGTAAAGAGAATCGTCCCGTCAAAATCAATCAGTCCATTATTCAGCGCAGTGATCGATTCCAGATCCAAGTGGTTCGTAGGCTCATCGAATACGAGCACGTTAGCGCCGTTCAGCATCATTTTGGCCAGCATACAGCGGACCTTCTCTCCCCCGGACAGCACGCTCGCCTTCTTCAGCGCCTCCTCACCGGCAAACAGCATCCGGCCCAGGAACCCGCGCAGGAAGGTTTCGTCCTGATCCTTGGAGTACTGGCGCAGCCATTCCACAAGGTTCAGATTGACACCATCGAAATAGCTGGAGTTGTCTTTAGGGAAATAAGCCTGGGTTGTGGTTACGCCCCATGAGAACTCACCGCTGTCGGCTTCCTTTTCGCCCATCAGAATATCAAACAGCAGGGACTTTGGCTGGGAATGCGGACCTACAAAAGCAATCTTGTCGCCTTTGTTTACTACAATACTGAATTCATCCAGCATCTTCTCGCCTTCAACCGTCTTGCTCAGACCAGTGACTGTAAGCAGCTGCTTACCGGCTTCACGCTCCGGCTTGAAGTTGAGGAACGGATATTTACGGTTGGAAGGACGGATGTCGTCCAGTGTAATCTTCTCGAGCTGCTTCTTACGGGAAGTCGCCTGCTTGGATTTGGAAGCATTGGCCGAGAAGCGCTGAATGAAGGCCTGCAGCTCCTTGATCTTATCTTCCTTCTTCTTGTTGGCATCACGCTGCAGGGTCTGGGCCAGCTGGCTGGACTCATACCAGAAATCATAGTTGCCGACGTACATCTGGATTTTGCCGAAATCGATATCCGCAATATGCGTGCAGACCTTGTTCAGGAAGTGACGGTCATGGGATACCACGATAACAGTACCTTCATAATCCATCAGGAAGTTCTCCAGCCAGCCGATGGATTCAAGATCCAAGTGGTTGGTAGGCTCATCCAGCAGCAGGTTGTTCGGACGGCCGAACAGAGCTTGAGCAAGCAATACCCGGACCTTTTCGTTGCCGCTGAGTTCGGCCATCTTCTTGTCATGCATTTCACGCATAATGCCCAGGCCGATCAGCATCGCTGCTGCATCCGGCTCGGCGTCCCAGCCGTTCAGCTCGGCAAATTCGCCTTCAAGCTCACCTGCGCGCAGGCCGTCAGCTTCCGTGAAGTCACTCTTGGCGTACAGGGCATCCTTTTCCTTCATAATTTCATAAAGGCGGGTGTGACCCATAATTACCGTTTCCAGCACCTGAAATTCATCATACTCGAAATGGTTCTGCTTCAGGATTGCCAGACGTTCGCCCGGAGTGATGTGTACATCCCCGATATTGGCTTCAATCTCGCCGGACAGGATTTTTAGAAAAGTAGATTTACCGGCACCGTTCGCCCCGATCAGGCCGTAGCAGTTTCCTGGTGTGAATTTTATGTTTACGTCTTCAAAAAGTGCGCGTTTTCCGTAGCGGAGTGTTACGCCGCTTGTGCTAATCATTAAGCATTACCATCCTTTTCACTTTGGGTTTCGGCTCATTATAGCATAAAATCAGGGCAAATAGCCCGTAAGATCATGTTGTTCCTGCGGTTTTGGCACTAAATCCCTAGGCGGGCACCTTATTGCCCCGAATAGCGCTCCTCCGGGTGCACAATCAGCGTCTCGCCGTACCCCAGAGTACGTATCCGCTCTGCACTGATTCCCTGGGCCTTGCGGGCCAGCTCCATCCGGTCCAGTGCCTCGCGCGCCGTGTCGTCGGCCAGCCGGAAGGTACCGAAATGCATCGGAATCATCAGCTCGGCGCCTACATCCAGAAAGGCCTGCACCGCTTCTTCAGGATTTACATGCTGTGAGCTCATGAACCACTCCGGCTCATACGCCCCGATCGGCATCAGGGCAATATGCAGCTTGAAGCGGCTGCCAATCTCCTTAAAGCCGGGAAAGAACCCGCTGTCCCCGGCAAAATACAGATTAGGCGGCAGCTTGCGCTTCTGTCCGTCCTGCTTCCCTTCCGGATGGCTGCCGGGCTCTGCCGGCTGAAGCACATAGCCTCCCCAGTGGGAACTGTTCGTATCAAATGGCGTGCGCCGGGTCCAGTGCTGGGTCGGCACAAAGGTCAGCCTGACGGGCCCCACAGTAAGCTCCTCCCACCACTGCATCTCGTAGCAGTTCGGAAAGCCCTTGCGGAGCATTTTCCGCTTCAGTCCGGCCGGTACGATAATCTTCGTTGCTGCCTTATACAGCTTGCGGACTGAAGGGAAATGCAAATGGTCATAATGGGAATGCGAAATCAGGATCAGATCTACCGGAGGCACCTCATTCAGCGGAATTCCCGGCTGGCCGATCCGCTTCTCGAAGCCAAGCCGGCGGGCCCAGATCGGGTCTGTAATGATATTAAGGCCCTCATATTGCATAAAAAAGGTCGAATGCCCGATCCAGGTTATCGTTGTATCCAGCCGGTTCCCCGTCAGATAGGTCAGCTCCGGCGGATGGTTCGGCACCTTATAGGAGTAATCCTTCTGCTTGGTGCGGCGTTCCTCCCGCCACTGGCGCAGTTCCTTCAGTGTCTTGTCCACGCCGACGTTGTCGATATTGTTATATTTTATTTTAGCCATGGTTGAGACCACTCCTTATAACGGATCTGCCGGATCTCTCGTTTGCAGCAAACACTAACTAAACTATAGGATTCCGCAGAACCATTTGCAAAATTACAGGTGTATATAGGGTACCCATTACAAAATTTTACCCATTTGACTCCAGCGGAAACGTCTGCGGAAAACGGAGGGATAATATACCCTTTAAAAGGCTGCCCTAAAGCTCCCGTCAGATTCCACTTTGCGGCAGTGGACAGCTTTACTCATTTGTTTGCACGCAAAATAAGCTTCCCGTACACACTTCAGTGCGTGCGGAGAGCTTATTCCTTCATCATTTACAGTGTTATGATAAAAATTCCTCGATCAACAGCCGCACATCAATAATCTCGATCTTCTCGCAGGTGTTTGTACCGGCAGTACATGCATAAAGCGAGTACCCTGAATCCAGAGAAACGCCCGTCAAATTCCATATCACGCCGTCCATCTCAATGTGCGGAGTAAGCTTATAATCCGAGACAACGCTAAAAGTATCAAGCCCCTGAGATAACCCTCTTCCAACCGCTTTAATCAAGCTTTCCTTAGCTGACCAGACCTGATAAAAACGTTCAAGCTGTGATTCCTCATCATCTTGCTCTCTAATGTATCTGTCTTCATCCTTTGCAAAAAAACGGCGTGCCAACTCAAGATCGACGGTTCCTTTTTTCTCGATATCGATACCTACCGGCTCCTTGGAGACTGCACAGACCACCCAATCTCCGGAGTGTGAAATATTAAACTCCAGACCACCCTCGCACAAGAACGGCTTTCCGTATGCATTCCTTGCAAACCTAAGATTAAAATAAGGAATATTCAATGCTTGTGATATTACTTTTCTAACAAGCAAATCACCCAGCAACCCTCTTATCCGGTCTTTTTCTTGCTGTAATCTGGATAGTCTCTCCCTTTTTTCCGCCACACAGTTTAACAAGGGTTCCATAAGAAAGCCCGGGAACTCCGTAATAGATACAGCATAAAGCTCGGCCATTCCCCTCTCCTTTCAATAGTTAATCATATATCAGCTAATTAATCCTGCGTGTTATAAGCGTTTTGTGCAATGAACTCAGCAATTTGTTTAAAACTGTTGTTTGTCAGTATATACAGATCTTCTTTCAGCATCACGTTAAACTTTTTTTCAATATTAACAATAAGGACGATGAAATCAAGGGAGTTAATATAATTGGATAATTCCAGATCCTCTTCCAGACTGGCCAGCGGTCCAGTTTCACTCGTTCCGCCCGTTTCTTCGGCTTTCTGCAAAAGATAAGCATTAATGAGTTCAAGCAATTCCCGGTTAATCGTATCCATTGAAATCATAGCAGACGCTCCTTTGTGTTGGCTTGGATAGGTAATAACACTATGTCAAACGCTCACTTCTTCACTAGGAAGTTTTCGTAGAACTGTAATTCAGCATCGTAGATTTTGTTGATCCGATCCGGCAATTCGCTAAATTGTTCAGCATTAAACTGACTGGAATACACATACTTCGCCATAACCGCTCTAATTATGCTCCATTCATTAGTAATACTGTGCAGCATGGCACCTGAAGGCTCCTGCTCCATCTCCAAAAGCCTAAGCTTATAGAGTTCCGCTTGCTTTGCCAATATGAGTGAATTCAGCTTATCCAGCTGCTTTGCAGCATAATCAACAGATAAGTGTGCATGCTGTATTAACCTTCCATATAAGAGCTCCGAAAATTCCAGCAGATGGTCCAGGCCTTCTGTAATTCCATTCATATTCGCCTTAATGAGTTCCTGGTATATTTCAGCTTCACCGGATATCCTTGGAACAGCGTGATTCAACTTATAAAATTCATAATAGGAATCCAGCTTCATTTGTCCTTGATTAAATTCATGATCAAACCCAAAATATGCCCGCTCCAAATCTTCCATTTTGATTGTTTTTTTATCGTAGGACAGGTTTTCCATCTGCAGCTGTTCAATAATATGAAAATGGCCGGTAGAATCATCATAGCCATGAACTAAGATGGTGTGCGGCAAATGCTTCTTTCGAAAAGTATCTTTGCGGAGCGGCAATTCGTAACAATCAACCCACAGTATAACAGGTCTCTCCATGTCTACTGCACTCTTGATTTTGTTAACAACGGTCCCGACCAGCCGTTCCCTCTCAACTCCGACTCCAAGTTCTGCAAGAGCTTCAAAAAGGCCCTTATTGGTCCTGTGAGAGATTCCGCAGAGCATTTCTTCCCCTGTCCGGGTCGCCTCATACACAGCCCAGTCGTTAGTCAATAACGGTAATATACTAAGCTGAAAATGCCGTATAACCGGGAACAATGAATTATAGAAGCAGCTTTGATAATATATTTCATTAAAGGGTTCTATCGGTTCAATGATTGTTTGCATCTCTTATCCCCGCTTTCATTGAAGCATGCCTTCAGTCCCCAACCTTATCATTCGAATTTTCCAGAGCTCTCGCTATATTCTCAAGCGTCCGGTCCCGTTCAATATTTAAATGATCTGCCACCACGCCATACTTTTCTAACTCAACCTCCACCCGGATTAGGAGTAAGGAGTGACCCCCTAAGTCATAAAAACTGTCGTCTACCCTAATCACATCACGTTCAAACAGTTCGCCCCATATGCGTGCCAACCGTTTCTCAATTTCTGTATACTCACCGGATTCTCTTCCAGCTAATTGTACGTCCATGAAGGGTTCCTGCACGCTTATCATGTCTTGTACCGTTGGTTGATTCACATCTGCAGGGTTGATTTCACCCAGGACAATTCTTGGTGAATCCGCCTTTAGAATATCATCAAGCGCAATCAACGCCGAACCGGGCGAAATATGGCTGACCATGCTGATACTTTCCCTGCCATCGCGATCAACAGCCATCTCCCCCTCTTTCCAGGCCGGCCAATTGATAGAACAAGCCGTCATACCTAAGCTGAACCGGTAAGAAGCGAAGGCATCCATAAACCGGCTGGCAGCCGTTTGTACCCCTTGAGCTACCCCTCCAGTCAAGGAAGCGACCGACGAACACAGCACAAAAAAGTCCAGGTCATTGTCTTTCGTCAGCAAGTGTAAGTTCCATGTCCCCGTTACTTTAGGAGAAAGAACCGCGTCAATTTGCTCTTGGCTTCTCCTGAACAGCATACCGTCTCCCGCTGTGCCTGCTGCATGAAAAATACCGTTTATATTTCCGAGACTGCCTCTAATCTGCCGGATCAGCAAGTTCATTTGATTATAATCAGAAACGTCTGCGCTGTAAGAATGTATGGAGGATCCCAGGCTCTCCATTTCTTCTATACTCTCAATGATGCGTTTATGTTTTGGATTCTCTCCCGCTTTAATCTTTTCGCGGTCAGGCAGTGGTGTCCTGCTTACAAGTGCAATGGTGATTTTCTGTTGTCTTGCCCAATATTTGGCTACTTCTAAACCGATATCCCCATGTCCTCCAGTAATGATATAGACGCCGTTGCTGCGAAAGGAAACTGCTTCTGTTCTTTCAAAATCAACTGCCTGAAAGCTTTCTAAATAGGTAACACCGTTTCGGAAAGCATATTCTGTCGTTTCCCTGATTGGAGAGACGATGTGATCAAGTGCAGAACGCTCAAGGGTTCCGTCCAAATCAAAGCTGCGGATGTACAGGTACGGATGCTCTTGGTGCATAACCTTTGCCAGTCCGAGCATAGCGGCGCCGGTCGGATGAATCTGTTTCTCGTCTCCTGTCACGGCATTTGCAAACCGGGTAAGCACGGTAATCACTGCTTCTTGTCTTCGCTGTTTCTTAAATAATGCTTTCGTTAAAGAAGCCAAGCTATGCACGCTACGAATGAGATGTTGCTGCAGCTCCAATGTAGAGTGCGGAATCCGCTCCTCGAGATCAAAGGCATGGATGACATGTCCAACCTTCCCTATTTGTTCAAGCAGCAAGTGGTAGTCAGAATCATCGCCCGAAATCACAAATTCAGCATCAGAAACCTTCTTGAACTCGGGCCCATAATAAACTTCAATATACTCCCGGTTTTGTCTTTTCAGTAAGGTACGGATCTGGCCGCAATCCGGAGCTGTTGTCCGAAAAAAAACAGTCTGCCCGCCAATGGGCTCCGGCAGCTTGTCATGAATCCTGCGGGGCACCCATTTCGGCTGATAATAACAAATCTCTGCTTTAGGCACGATTGTTAAAGTCTCATCTCTCTCAATAGACTGTGTATGCTTCTCCGGAATGCTGAACCAGCATCTGCTTTTCGAATAGCTGTAGGTCGGCAAACTGACCTTGCTGTAAGATCGTTTCGGGTATAACCCTTTCCAATTCATTTCTGCTCCTTGAGTATAAGCCATTGCAAAATCATGGAACACTCTGCTCATATCGGACGGATCTTGGCTAATATTGAACAGCAGCTCTTTCACGTGCTTGAAGGTGGAAGCGGATATACTTTCAGCATTCGGCCCGGTAGTTCTGTTGGGGCTGATGTTATGTTTGCCGTAATAAATATGATGCTCTTCCATCGTAACAAATGGAGTATTAACGAATCGTTCCAATTGCAGAAGCAGTTCTTCTATGCTGCATGCCTTCAGCACCAGGCGGTGAGGGTAGTGGCCTCTCCCTGTATTAACGGTGTAGCAAACATCCCCGAGTCTATACCTGCTGACAGAGCTGGAAAGGAAACGTATATATCTTTGCACAATATCTAACAGGTTCGTCTGTTCCATAGCAGATAAGGTGAAAATATGATGCAAATGGTCCTCGGAAGTCTCCGTTCGTTCAGGTGCCTCCTCTAATACAACATGACAATTCGTTCCGCTTATACCGAATGCACTTACACCGCATCTTCTTACCGTACCTGGTGAACGCTCCCACTGGATTAACCGGTCCGCCACATAAACTGGTGAGTCTTTAAAGGATATATTAGGATTAGGTTTTTTAAAATGCAGCATCGGCGGAATTTTTTGATGCTCTAACGAGAGCACTGCTTTAATAAAACCCGCAATTCCCGCTGCATGATCCAAATGGCCAATATTTGTTTTGACAGAACCGATTGCGCAAAATTGCAGCTTCGGGGTATGCTTGCGGAATGCATTATGTAATCCTTGGATTTCGATGGGATCTCCCAGCTTTGTTGCCGTGCTATTGGCCTCCAGATATGAAATAGATTCAGGATGGATTCCCGCATCCTTCCATGCTCTTAGAATGACCCGCTCCTGCGCAGCCGGATTCGGTGCTGTTAGTCCTAAGGAACTCCCATCCTGATTCCATGCGCTGCCCTTCACGACTGCATAAATATGATCATGGTCTAACACCGCTTGATGCAGTGGTTTCAGCAGAACAGCCGCGACTCCCTCTCCAAAATTTGTTCCATCCGAATCTGCATCAAATGCCCGCGTATACCCGTCTGATGATTCAATTCCCATTTTATAGTCATTCGACTGGCTAGCCGGTAACATATTAATCTTGACGCTTCCAGCTATGGCAGTATTGCATTCGCCTGTGTGAATGGAGCGGCATGCCAGATGAAGTGCAGACAAGGATGAAGAGCATGCAGTATCCACTACACTGCTGGGGCCTTTAAAATCAAATGTATAGGAAATCCTGCCTGCAATAACCGAATTTGAATTGCCTGAATTTATAATATCCACAAGCTCCGGCGCGGACATTTGAGCGAATGTTTTGTATTCAATTGCCCCACCGCTTGATAGTCCGACGAATACACCAGTTTCGCTGCCAATCAGTTCCCTCCCCCCGTATCCTGCATCCTCCATAGTGGCGTAGACAGTCTCCAGAAAAAGCCGTTGATGCGGATCCATTAACTGAGCTTCAATAGCGGTTAGAGAAAAAAATTTATAATCGAACGTATCGATATTTCCAAGATATGTAGCTTTCTTAAATTCCTGATGAGTGATGCCTCTTTGCTTTAGTGCGTCTGTAATATCTTTTTTGCGGGTTTGCGGCAGTTCTTCAATCAGCGTTTTCCCTTCAACCATACAATTCCAGAATTCATTCGTATTTTTGGCGCTACCAATCTGACACGACATACCAATCACTGCAATATCCTTACTTGAAATTTGTTCAAACTTGATATTCTCGTTCGTTAGCAGCACTTCGGAAGCATCGAAATTGACCAGTCTTTTTTTCACAACGCGCCCTCCAATCCTAAACTTACTCTTGATGTTTAACCGGTAGAAAAGAGGAGAAGAACAGCTGCTTATCTTCCCCTCTTTTCTTCAGTTCATTTTACAGCTATAGCAGACCGGTTTTTTTCTCACATTCTTCAAGTATTTTATCCAATAGACCTACAAACTGGCGAAGCAGCCTCTCTACAGATGCTTGTAAAATCCTGCCCTGATTATACTCACATGTCATAAATAGGACACGACCCTCTTCTCCACAGTTGAGCACGAGATCGAACTGTTCGGCAAAGCCCGCTGGTAATGGAACAGCGTCTGTAAATGCACAAAGAATTTGGCCTTCTTGCGGCTGATAAGCAGTGTACCTCACCTGATCCCAGTGAAAACGTTCCTCTGTTTGCAGGTAACCGTCTACTGCTGCAAAAACTTCCTCCAGCTCTTCGGCTTCCTGGAACGAAACCTCAACCTGGCACAAAACGTTT
Proteins encoded:
- a CDS encoding SDR family NAD(P)-dependent oxidoreductase, coding for MKKRLVNFDASEVLLTNENIKFEQISSKDIAVIGMSCQIGSAKNTNEFWNCMVEGKTLIEELPQTRKKDITDALKQRGITHQEFKKATYLGNIDTFDYKFFSLTAIEAQLMDPHQRLFLETVYATMEDAGYGGRELIGSETGVFVGLSSGGAIEYKTFAQMSAPELVDIINSGNSNSVIAGRISYTFDFKGPSSVVDTACSSSLSALHLACRSIHTGECNTAIAGSVKINMLPASQSNDYKMGIESSDGYTRAFDADSDGTNFGEGVAAVLLKPLHQAVLDHDHIYAVVKGSAWNQDGSSLGLTAPNPAAQERVILRAWKDAGIHPESISYLEANSTATKLGDPIEIQGLHNAFRKHTPKLQFCAIGSVKTNIGHLDHAAGIAGFIKAVLSLEHQKIPPMLHFKKPNPNISFKDSPVYVADRLIQWERSPGTVRRCGVSAFGISGTNCHVVLEEAPERTETSEDHLHHIFTLSAMEQTNLLDIVQRYIRFLSSSVSRYRLGDVCYTVNTGRGHYPHRLVLKACSIEELLLQLERFVNTPFVTMEEHHIYYGKHNISPNRTTGPNAESISASTFKHVKELLFNISQDPSDMSRVFHDFAMAYTQGAEMNWKGLYPKRSYSKVSLPTYSYSKSRCWFSIPEKHTQSIERDETLTIVPKAEICYYQPKWVPRRIHDKLPEPIGGQTVFFRTTAPDCGQIRTLLKRQNREYIEVYYGPEFKKVSDAEFVISGDDSDYHLLLEQIGKVGHVIHAFDLEERIPHSTLELQQHLIRSVHSLASLTKALFKKQRRQEAVITVLTRFANAVTGDEKQIHPTGAAMLGLAKVMHQEHPYLYIRSFDLDGTLERSALDHIVSPIRETTEYAFRNGVTYLESFQAVDFERTEAVSFRSNGVYIITGGHGDIGLEVAKYWARQQKITIALVSRTPLPDREKIKAGENPKHKRIIESIEEMESLGSSIHSYSADVSDYNQMNLLIRQIRGSLGNINGIFHAAGTAGDGMLFRRSQEQIDAVLSPKVTGTWNLHLLTKDNDLDFFVLCSSVASLTGGVAQGVQTAASRFMDAFASYRFSLGMTACSINWPAWKEGEMAVDRDGRESISMVSHISPGSALIALDDILKADSPRIVLGEINPADVNQPTVQDMISVQEPFMDVQLAGRESGEYTEIEKRLARIWGELFERDVIRVDDSFYDLGGHSLLLIRVEVELEKYGVVADHLNIERDRTLENIARALENSNDKVGD